One window of the Natrinema sp. CBA1119 genome contains the following:
- a CDS encoding glycoside hydrolase family 2, producing MTEEWTGGIVTDRGDDGPPTVAEWEPVLVPGRPPSFAGAGPIAYRTRFPDPRDDETERAMLELRGAYDRAEIWLNGTRLATHEPHFVPASLEFDPRPANELIVVCERPESFAGIYGTDAVPDRLGTPGIWWGLEVESRPRTLLRQFEARPRLGAARDASASAEAAATGVTNATADGGGAAIDISFAVDTDVTIDDAVTLSLRPEGFRGGASMERIPIESEAGERTTVSRTLSIREPSLWWPRGYGPQHRYTVRAKLGGDAVERTVGLRHVERDDDGLLVNGRHVRARGFTRLPGGDPREDVRRAVDANATLLRARAHVPRQLFYEACDEAGVLVWQDLPASGAELPVDRGTELASALVETHGHHPSLAMVGVQDQPTDPYESPLGSGFLAKLAVRYRAWRTAVDHGSATDIAAALPDELPVVPVTGPPGTDPDAAHLFPGWQYLEAADIDWLCETYPELGEIVGGFGAGSLADGDADPTAVPGLEPALLERGATDVEGSQREQARTLKTVAEALRRRGCGVVAASTLRDSAPGGGMGIHTVDGDPKRAAEAIAQSYEPVQAVLDRPPAPGTIGITLCNDTHEALETIVGWRAGDRTDTERVSVGPLETTSAGSARIPPEADRVDLEIAVGNQTVRNGYRI from the coding sequence ATGACCGAGGAGTGGACCGGCGGAATCGTCACGGACCGCGGCGATGACGGCCCGCCGACCGTCGCGGAGTGGGAACCGGTTTTGGTCCCCGGACGACCCCCATCGTTCGCCGGAGCGGGACCGATCGCCTATCGAACGCGGTTTCCGGACCCTCGAGACGACGAGACCGAACGCGCGATGCTCGAACTCCGCGGAGCCTACGACCGCGCGGAAATCTGGCTGAACGGTACGCGTTTGGCCACTCACGAACCCCACTTCGTGCCAGCCAGCCTCGAGTTCGATCCCCGACCCGCGAACGAACTGATCGTCGTCTGCGAGCGCCCCGAGTCGTTCGCGGGCATCTACGGGACCGACGCGGTACCCGATCGGCTCGGGACGCCCGGTATCTGGTGGGGCCTCGAGGTCGAATCGCGGCCCCGGACGCTCCTCCGGCAGTTCGAGGCGCGGCCGCGACTGGGCGCGGCTCGGGACGCGTCCGCGAGCGCGGAGGCTGCCGCGACCGGGGTCACGAACGCGACCGCTGACGGCGGTGGCGCGGCGATCGACATCTCGTTCGCGGTCGATACCGACGTGACGATCGACGACGCGGTGACGCTGTCGCTGCGACCGGAGGGGTTTCGCGGGGGTGCCTCGATGGAGCGAATACCGATCGAGAGCGAGGCGGGCGAGCGAACGACGGTCTCCAGGACGCTGTCGATCCGGGAGCCGTCGCTGTGGTGGCCCCGCGGATACGGCCCGCAACACCGGTACACGGTGCGGGCGAAACTGGGCGGCGACGCCGTCGAACGGACCGTCGGGCTCCGCCACGTCGAACGCGACGACGACGGCCTGCTGGTCAATGGGAGGCACGTCCGCGCCCGCGGGTTCACGCGACTCCCCGGCGGTGACCCGCGCGAGGACGTCCGCCGGGCCGTCGACGCGAACGCGACGCTGCTTCGTGCTCGCGCGCACGTCCCACGACAATTGTTCTACGAGGCCTGCGACGAGGCCGGGGTGCTCGTCTGGCAGGATCTGCCCGCCAGCGGAGCCGAGCTTCCCGTCGACCGGGGGACGGAGCTGGCGTCCGCGCTCGTCGAGACGCACGGGCATCATCCGAGCCTCGCGATGGTTGGCGTGCAGGACCAGCCGACGGACCCGTACGAATCGCCGCTGGGGAGCGGCTTCCTCGCGAAACTCGCCGTTCGGTATCGGGCGTGGCGGACGGCGGTTGATCACGGTTCCGCGACCGATATCGCCGCGGCCCTCCCCGACGAGCTGCCGGTCGTTCCCGTGACGGGGCCACCGGGAACCGACCCCGACGCAGCCCACCTCTTTCCCGGCTGGCAGTACCTCGAGGCCGCGGATATCGACTGGCTCTGCGAGACCTATCCCGAACTCGGCGAGATCGTCGGCGGGTTCGGCGCGGGCTCACTGGCGGACGGCGACGCCGATCCGACTGCGGTTCCGGGCCTCGAGCCGGCATTGCTCGAGCGCGGCGCGACCGACGTCGAGGGATCACAGCGCGAGCAGGCACGAACGCTGAAGACGGTCGCGGAGGCGCTCCGGCGGCGAGGCTGTGGCGTCGTCGCCGCGTCGACGCTCCGGGACAGCGCGCCGGGCGGTGGGATGGGGATCCATACCGTCGACGGCGACCCGAAGCGGGCCGCCGAGGCGATCGCGCAGTCCTACGAGCCCGTTCAGGCCGTCCTCGATAGGCCACCGGCTCCCGGGACGATCGGCATCACCCTCTGTAACGACACGCACGAGGCACTCGAGACGATCGTCGGCTGGCGGGCCGGCGACCGCACGGATACCGAGCGAGTCAGCGTCGGGCCGCTCGAGACGACGTCCGCCGGATCGGCGCGGATTCCGCCGGAGGCAGACCGGGTCGACCTCGAGATCGCCGTCGGTAATCAGACGGTTCGAAACGGGTACCGGATATAA
- the sppA gene encoding signal peptide peptidase SppA produces MVSSGGIDRLVTVALGGLASAAVAVALFVVYPETLTDLFGVLVALAAVLVGLRFASNIAGSLFPAYDVAEVAVEGPISRDGGGGPLPTSPGATPADDVVEQIDRANDDDNVRALLLKLNTPGGEVVPSDDIRLAAERFDGPTVAYATDVCASGGYWIASGCDELWAREGSIVGSIGVIGSRVNASDLAEKVGLSYERFAAGDYKDAGTPLKDLEDEEREYLQGIIDDYYDTFVERVSDGRDLEPEFVRDTEARIYLGEQAHDLDLVDHLGTRRELETELADRLDTDEVTVEEFEPDRPLMARVGAGAQQVAYAFGAGIAGLGDGRGFRLRS; encoded by the coding sequence GTGGTCAGTAGTGGCGGGATCGATCGACTCGTGACGGTCGCTCTCGGCGGACTCGCGTCCGCCGCCGTCGCGGTCGCCCTGTTCGTCGTCTATCCGGAGACACTGACGGATCTGTTCGGGGTGTTGGTCGCTCTCGCGGCCGTTCTCGTCGGGTTACGGTTCGCGAGCAATATCGCCGGCTCGCTGTTTCCGGCCTACGATGTCGCCGAGGTCGCCGTCGAGGGCCCGATCAGCCGGGACGGCGGTGGCGGCCCGCTCCCCACGAGTCCGGGCGCGACACCGGCAGACGACGTCGTCGAACAGATCGATCGCGCGAACGACGACGACAACGTTCGGGCGCTGCTCCTGAAGCTGAACACGCCCGGCGGCGAAGTGGTGCCGAGTGATGACATCCGCCTCGCGGCCGAGCGATTCGACGGACCCACGGTCGCCTACGCGACGGACGTCTGTGCCAGCGGCGGCTACTGGATCGCCAGCGGCTGCGACGAGCTCTGGGCGCGAGAGGGCTCCATCGTTGGTTCGATCGGCGTCATCGGTTCGCGGGTCAACGCCAGCGACCTCGCCGAGAAGGTCGGCCTCTCCTACGAGCGATTCGCCGCCGGCGACTACAAGGACGCCGGCACCCCGCTGAAGGACCTCGAGGACGAGGAACGCGAGTACCTGCAGGGGATAATCGACGACTACTACGACACCTTCGTCGAGCGGGTCAGCGACGGGCGGGACCTCGAGCCCGAGTTCGTCCGCGACACGGAAGCGCGGATCTACCTCGGCGAGCAGGCGCACGACCTCGACCTGGTCGATCACCTCGGCACGCGGCGAGAACTCGAGACCGAACTGGCAGACCGCCTCGACACGGACGAAGTGACCGTCGAAGAGTTCGAACCCGATCGGCCGCTGATGGCCCGCGTCGGCGCGGGAGCGCAGCAGGTCGCGTACGCCTTCGGTGCCGGGATCGCTGGCCTCGGTGATGGGCGCGGGTTCCGGCTGCGAAGCTGA
- a CDS encoding coiled-coil protein: MVDESKNIELTEDDLANKSKGQLIKMAGQLRDRRNELNQMASERASKRDDLNAKTREKVDEAQEHREQRDELNEQVQEHKESRNELNAEANELFDKVEQLKSDMELNEGKDLDELEEEIEQLEFKQQTEVLSSEEEKELIEKIEGKREEYEERKQKLDQNEDLEELVDEAEEVRSDASQHHQKVTELADKAQEHHNQMIEAYREADDIRDEADEMHEKFVEAQEAADQHHEDFVRVQKRLRELDKEEEEERKSERDKKKEEAKEEAEEIYQKFKEGETLDTEDLMKLQKTGLL; the protein is encoded by the coding sequence ATGGTAGACGAATCGAAAAACATCGAACTGACAGAGGACGACCTAGCAAACAAATCGAAAGGGCAGCTCATCAAGATGGCCGGTCAACTGCGAGACCGGCGAAACGAGCTGAACCAGATGGCTTCCGAGCGCGCTTCCAAACGCGACGATCTCAACGCGAAGACTCGCGAGAAGGTCGACGAAGCCCAAGAGCACCGCGAGCAGCGCGACGAGCTCAACGAACAGGTCCAAGAACACAAGGAAAGCCGCAACGAGCTCAACGCCGAAGCCAACGAGCTGTTCGACAAGGTCGAGCAGCTCAAATCGGATATGGAGCTCAACGAGGGGAAAGATCTCGACGAGCTCGAAGAAGAGATCGAGCAACTCGAGTTCAAACAGCAGACCGAGGTCCTCTCGAGCGAGGAGGAAAAGGAGCTCATCGAGAAGATCGAGGGAAAGCGCGAGGAGTACGAGGAGCGCAAGCAGAAGCTCGATCAGAACGAGGACCTCGAGGAACTCGTCGATGAGGCCGAGGAAGTGCGATCGGATGCCTCCCAGCACCACCAGAAAGTGACGGAGCTGGCGGACAAGGCCCAGGAACACCACAACCAGATGATCGAGGCCTATCGCGAGGCCGACGACATCCGTGACGAGGCCGACGAGATGCACGAGAAGTTCGTCGAGGCTCAGGAGGCTGCCGACCAGCACCACGAGGACTTCGTCCGCGTCCAGAAGCGCCTGCGCGAACTGGACAAGGAAGAAGAAGAGGAGCGCAAGTCCGAGCGCGACAAGAAGAAAGAGGAGGCCAAGGAGGAGGCCGAGGAAATCTATCAGAAGTTCAAGGAAGGCGAGACCCTCGACACCGAGGACCTGATGAAACTCCAGAAGACGGGACTGCTCTAA
- a CDS encoding nuclear transport factor 2 family protein yields MTSNEHRSVASPTARERVTEFYAGFNHAVANSGETDELATTLADDVCWTDATTGSHADRTYTGIEAVLENVIEGPGRRADHLQALPERVIEADETTVVTGAYVGTIDGRNFDVAFAHVFDLDDGRIRTCTAYRDTALEQRVFDA; encoded by the coding sequence ATGACATCGAACGAGCACCGGTCGGTCGCGAGTCCGACCGCTCGAGAACGGGTGACCGAGTTCTACGCCGGGTTCAATCACGCCGTAGCGAACAGCGGGGAAACGGACGAGTTAGCCACAACGCTGGCGGACGACGTTTGCTGGACCGACGCCACGACCGGCAGCCACGCCGATCGAACCTATACGGGAATCGAGGCCGTCCTCGAGAACGTAATCGAGGGGCCGGGCCGGCGGGCCGATCACCTCCAGGCGCTGCCGGAACGGGTCATCGAGGCGGACGAAACGACGGTCGTAACGGGTGCCTACGTGGGCACGATCGACGGGCGGAATTTCGACGTCGCGTTCGCCCACGTATTCGACCTGGACGACGGACGGATACGGACGTGTACCGCCTACAGGGATACCGCCCTCGAGCAACGGGTATTCGATGCCTAA
- a CDS encoding carboxylate--amine ligase, with protein sequence MQRYRDTVDDAGVVVPGIDAPSTVACLRSLRPRGVRTIVGSESRSTPAAASAYRDEFVGLPDPDSDLAAYGDALLSLAERSDVETIVPVREEDVYVLAERKDAFADEVATPWPDFETLRQVQDRVELFAAADEAGVAAPDTALLDQWDDWDRETIVKPRYTVASSDYLGARFDDADIGSTEFQQQGTRPDPQAELERRGHIPIVQERIPNVREFGFFALYDHGEPVATFQHCQRRAWKYCGGPSAYRESVHIPELETAGRALLDELEWHGLAMVEFLRDPADGEFKLMEINPRFWSSLPFSVRAGADFPYYYWQLARGEPIASEPTYEVGMGGHLLRGELSYLHSVATEEYPLVDRPSLRTAAREVAASLVRHPRFDYAVPDDPVPFFQDGVNLVRAWLDSRSDAEPPAETEASIKTEAELADEDGTESADASPTADGDSTRSAQTDGGSRSDSRRP encoded by the coding sequence ATGCAACGATATAGGGACACCGTGGACGACGCAGGCGTGGTCGTGCCGGGGATCGACGCCCCGAGTACCGTCGCCTGTCTCCGCTCGCTCCGACCGCGCGGCGTCCGCACGATCGTCGGTTCCGAGTCGCGGTCGACCCCGGCGGCCGCCTCGGCGTACCGCGACGAGTTCGTCGGCCTGCCGGACCCGGACTCGGATCTCGCTGCGTACGGAGACGCCCTCCTCTCACTTGCCGAGCGTTCGGATGTCGAGACGATCGTTCCGGTCCGCGAGGAGGATGTGTACGTGCTCGCCGAGCGCAAGGACGCGTTCGCCGACGAGGTTGCGACCCCGTGGCCGGACTTCGAAACCCTCCGACAGGTACAGGATCGCGTCGAACTGTTCGCGGCCGCCGACGAGGCCGGCGTTGCAGCTCCCGACACCGCGCTCCTCGATCAGTGGGACGACTGGGACCGGGAGACGATCGTGAAACCGCGCTACACCGTCGCTTCGTCCGACTATCTCGGCGCGCGGTTCGACGACGCGGATATCGGCTCGACGGAGTTCCAGCAACAGGGCACACGACCGGACCCGCAGGCCGAACTCGAGCGACGCGGCCACATCCCGATCGTCCAGGAGCGGATCCCTAACGTCCGCGAGTTCGGCTTCTTCGCGCTCTACGATCACGGCGAGCCGGTCGCGACCTTCCAGCACTGTCAGCGGCGGGCCTGGAAGTACTGCGGCGGCCCCAGCGCGTACCGGGAGTCGGTCCACATTCCCGAACTCGAGACTGCCGGCCGCGCCCTGCTCGACGAACTCGAGTGGCACGGGCTCGCGATGGTCGAGTTCCTGCGCGACCCCGCGGACGGCGAGTTCAAGCTGATGGAGATCAACCCGCGGTTCTGGTCGTCGCTGCCCTTTTCGGTCCGGGCGGGCGCGGACTTTCCCTACTACTACTGGCAACTGGCCCGCGGCGAGCCGATCGCGTCGGAGCCGACCTACGAGGTCGGGATGGGCGGGCACCTCCTGCGGGGCGAACTCAGCTACCTCCACAGCGTGGCGACCGAAGAATACCCGCTCGTCGACCGCCCGTCGCTCCGGACGGCCGCGCGCGAGGTCGCCGCGTCGCTCGTTCGCCACCCTCGATTCGATTACGCGGTCCCCGACGATCCGGTGCCGTTCTTCCAGGACGGCGTGAACCTCGTCCGGGCGTGGCTCGACAGCCGTTCCGACGCGGAGCCGCCGGCCGAGACCGAGGCGAGCATCAAGACCGAGGCCGAACTCGCGGACGAAGACGGGACGGAGTCGGCCGACGCGAGTCCGACCGCCGACGGCGACTCGACGCGCTCGGCCCAGACCGACGGCGGGTCGCGATCCGACTCGAGGCGGCCCTGA